The genomic DNA GGAACGGGCTCTTGACACTGGCTCACTCAGACCGAACATCGCCGCCATGAACTCCTCACACCGGCAATTCTTCGTGAGCCGTGCAGGGTCGCCTTGGGCATTTCACATCCTGCGTGATTTGGGGAAGGAGAGCAAACGGTCCGCGTCCCTCAAGCTCGTCGGGCTCCTTTGTGTTTGGCTGATCGCGCTCGCGTCCGGATCTGCCGCCGAACCAGGGCAATGGAAGGCCGGCCTGGCCAAAGTAGCGATCACACCCACTGAGCCGGTCTGGATGGCTGGTTACGCTGCACGCACCGGCCCGTCGGATGGAACCTTGGTTGATTTGTATGCCCGAGCCCTGGTGTTGGCCGATGCGCGTAATGCCCGGCTGACGATCGTCACCATGGATCTGATCGAGATCCCCGACACGTTACGTCAGCGGATCGTGGACGTCTTGCGGACAAACCACGGGATCAAGCCGGAGGAACTCCTGTTGAATGTGTCGCACACCCACGGCGGCCCCATGATCTCCGCCAAAACGGTCGCCGATTGGGGCATCCCTGCAGTTTGGGGAGAGCGGGCGGACAACTACGTGCGGGAACTTGTGGAGAAGGTGAATGAAGTTGTCGGCACGGCATCGTCGAATGCAAGACCGGCCACGATCAGCTACAGCCACGCTCGTTGCGGATTCGCGATGAATCGCAGAATTTCGACTCCCGGTGGTTTCAAGCTTGGATTGAATCCTGATGGTCCGGTGGATCATGACGTGCCCGTGTTGCGAATCCAATCGTCCGAGAAAAAACTGATTGGGCTGGTTTTTGGTTACGCTTGCCACAACACGGCGTTGGGTCCCATTCGGAAGTTGCATGGCGATTATGCCGGATTTGCCCAGCGAAAACTGGAGAAAGACCGCCCCGAAACCGTCACGATGTTCCTCATGGGTTGCGGCGGCGATCAGGATCCGCAGCCTCGGCGTCATCAGGAGGATGCCGAGCAAAACGGACTGGCCCTGGCCTCCGCAGTCGAGGCAGGACTGGCGGCGGCTCCGGTCCAATTGGGTGCCACGCTTTCCACCAGCCTGGAGATGTGTCCTCTGGCGTTCGCTCCCTTGCCACCGCGCCCTGAGATCGCGGAGAGAGCCAAGTCCGGGGACGGTTTCGTCTCCCGCCACGCGCGCTGGGTGCTGAAGCAATGGCCCAACCCGGATGACCACCCTCCGGATTATCAACTCCCGGTGCAGGTGGTGGTGCTTGGACAGAAGCTGACCCTGGTGGCGCTGGGTGGGGAACCCGTCGTGGATTATTCGATCAGGCTCAAGCGCGAACTCGCTTCCGACGGACGTCCCGTCTGGGTGGCAGGCTACGCGAACCTGGTCAGCGCGTATGTTCCGAGTCGCCGCGTTTTGTTGGAGGGCGGCTACGAAGGGACGCAGGCTGTGATTTACCAATCCCTGCCGGGACCGTTTCGAACCGATGTCGAGGACCGGATCGTCGCATCCGTTCATCGCCAGGCCAAATTGCTGCGGGACAAATCGGAAGCCAAATAACCGCGGCATGGGAGTCGATGGGGAGATCGTGGGTGCATTCGGCGGCCCGGACGAGATACGCTCGGCGGTGAATCAACTGCAAACCCTTCTCGACGCCGAATGAACCCGATGACCTCCTCTTCAGCCTTTCTCCCCCATGCTCCGTAAGCCCGCCAACTGATACATCATCGCCGGGCCAAACGGGGCGGGCAAAACCACCTTCGCCACGGAATTCCTGCCGCTCCACGCCAACTGCCGCAACTTCATCAATGCCGATCTGATCGCGCGCGGCCTCTCGCCCTTCGACCCCGACGCCGCCCTGTTGCGCGCCGGGCGCACCGTGCTCGAACGCATCGCCGAATTCACGGAGGCCCGCTTCGATTTTGCCTTCGAAACCACGTTGTCCGGACGCGCCTATGTGCCATTGCTGCGCCGCGTGAAGAAAGGCGGCTTCCGGCTGCACCTGTTCTACCTGTGGATGCCCAGCCCGGAACTGGCGCTGCTCCGAATCCGCTATCGCGTCGAGAGCGGCGGGCACAATGTCCCCGAACCGGATGTACGGCGGCGTTTCGCCCGCACGCTGGACAACACCTAAAAGCTTCTGGCGAAGAAACCATGAAACCCGCTGCGAAGCCTGACAGCCTGATCCCGCTGCACGGCGGCTACCGTAAGCTCAAGAGCTTCCAAGTGGCGCAATTGGCCTACGATGTGACCGTGCGGTTCTGTGATCGCTACATCGAGAAACGCAGCCGCACCCATGATCAAATGGTTCAGGCCGCGAGGTCCGGCGTGCAGAACATTGCCGAGGGCAGCCAGGCCAGCGGCACTTCTAAAAAGACCGAACTCAAGCTTACGAATGTGGCGCGGGCGAGCCTGGAGGAGTTGCGCCTGGACTATGAAGATTTTCTCCGGCAGCGTGGGCTGGCCCTCTGGCCGCCGAATCACCCGGCGCTGATGCGCTTCAAGGCGAGGCGTTGCGCCACGCTGGAGGAGGTGCGGGGCTGGGTGAACGAAGAGCGGCGTGGACTGCCACCGACGAACACGGATAGACACGGACCGGGCAAACCGTCCGTGTCAGCGTCCGTCCTCTGCCGAACTCGTGGCCAATGCGGCGCTCTCCCTGCTGAACCTCGCCTGCTATTTCCTCGACCGCCAACTGGCGGCGCAGGCTGCGGCCTTTGAAAAAGAGGGCGGCTTCACCGAAAGGCTCTACCGTGTGCGCTGCCAGAAGCGCACCGGGCTCGGAGGCACGCAATAGATCCGTGGCCCAAGGTCAGGCTGGGGGATGAGGCGACACTCGACCGACGTTTTCTCGATTTCTTCATTCGCTCATTCGCTGGGCCGTCCACAGTCCGTGGCGGATATTGCACCGGTGCATCCCGATGTTGCCGGTGATGCAGGTAGGGCGCGTCCGTCCCGGCGCGCCGCCGGAGCATGATGTTTTGCATCCCGTGGGCGGCGGGTTGGGACAGGCCCGCCCTACCAACAACATCGGGATACACGGATATCGCACTCACTAACGCTTGTGCGACTGACCCGCATTAGCCAAAGGTCGATGATGCATCTGAGACTTCCGACTTCGAGGCTCCGAGTGATGGTGAATGCGTCGCTCCTTTCCGTGCTTCTGTCCACGGCGACGACGATGGCGGCTGTGGCGGCGGACGTAGGGACGCCACTGGTGATCTGGCACTCGCAACCCGTCAAACCCGGTCAGACCGTTCTGCTCTACGGCGACGCACTGAGCGCCGCCAAAGTGACGGTGCAACGTTTGTCCGATGACGCACCGGGCGACCCCGGTGCGTCAGTTTCGGGTGCTGAAACCAGTACGGACAGGAGCGAAGACCTGGTTCCGATTCAACCGCGCGAACGAGCGCTGAAGGTTCTGCTTCCCGCCGGGGCGGATCCTGGAGTGTTCGCTCTGCGGGTCCAGGCTGAAGGGCGACGACAAACGGTGCTGGTCAATGGGCCTCAACCCTGGTGGGCGCGCGGGTCGCAACGATTGGAAGCCACGCCGGGCGAGGACTTGCGCGTCTTCGGCTTGGGATTGGGCTGGGCCGGAGTTCATGAAGCGCTGGCGGGTCTGCCGCCCGGTTCCCCCAAGACCCGTCTGGCCCTGCGCGGCAGTCGCAACGTCGAATTGGCCGTGCGGGAAGCAGACCTCTACTCCGTGCGGGCACCATTGCCGGCCGACCTTCCGCCGGGCGACTACGAAGTCTGGGTCCACAACGGATGCGGCGGCC from Verrucomicrobiota bacterium includes the following:
- a CDS encoding Zeta toxin family protein, which codes for MIAGPNGAGKTTFATEFLPLHANCRNFINADLIARGLSPFDPDAALLRAGRTVLERIAEFTEARFDFAFETTLSGRAYVPLLRRVKKGGFRLHLFYLWMPSPELALLRIRYRVESGGHNVPEPDVRRRFARTLDNT